From Musa acuminata AAA Group cultivar baxijiao chromosome BXJ3-8, Cavendish_Baxijiao_AAA, whole genome shotgun sequence, one genomic window encodes:
- the LOC135644427 gene encoding AT-hook motif nuclear-localized protein 28-like — MIALPQPRDGAASEGNDGDGGSAGARSRVGAGGSSSTATGEPSSGGGSTVRKPRGRPLGSKNKPKPPVVITRRSESAMHPLVLELAGGSDVVSGISEFARRRGVGVSVLDGRGAVADVTLRHPSAGGPSTISVPGRFDILSLSGTLLPSEPPAPEVVVWPAQLSPLTVSLAGPHGQVIGGTVAGPMTAVGPVLLVAATFPKPEFHRLPLAEEDGESFREEDVKPEADSTAAFGEPSPLPRQLTHTDVVLWAQPSSSSRPPRHC; from the coding sequence ATGATCGCCCTCCCCCAGCCCCGCGACGGCGCCGCTTCCGAAGGCAACGATGGCGACGGAGGAAGCGCCGGCGCGAGGTCCCGAGTCGGTGCGGGAGGATCCTCCTCGACCGCCACCGGCGAGCCCTCTTCAGGTGGTGGATCGACGGTGCGAAAGCCCAGGGGGAGGCCCCTCGGCTCCAAGAACAAACCGAAGCCGCCGGTGGTCATCACCAGGAGGAGCGAGTCCGCAATGCACCCGTTGGTTCTGGAGCTCGCCGGCGGCTCAGACGTCGTCTCCGGCATCTCCGAGTTCGCCCGCCGCCGCGGCGTTGGCGTCTCTGTTCTTGACGGCAGAGGCGCCGTCGCCGACGTCACACTCCGCCACCCATCCGCCGGTGGCCCGTCCACCATCTCAGTGCCAGGACGCTTCGACATCCTCTCGCTGTCTGGCACCTTGCTTCCTTCCGAGCCGCCCGCCCCAGAGGTGGTCGTATGGCCCGCCCAGCTGTCTCCCCTGACCGTCTCCCTGGCGGGGCCGCATGGGCAAGTCATAGGGGGAACGGTGGCGGGGCCGATGACGGCAGTGGGGCCAGTGTTGCTGGTGGCGGCGACGTTCCCAAAGCCCGAGTTCCACCGGCTACCGTTGGCGGAGGAGGACGGGGAGTCGTTCAGGGAGGAGGACGTGAAGCCGGAGGCGGACTCAACGGCTGCTTTCGGTGAGCCTAGTCCGTTGCCTCGTCAGCTCACCCACACAGATGTGGTTCTATGGGCCCAGCCGTCGTCGTCGTCTCGTCCTCCCCGTCATTGCTAA
- the LOC103993413 gene encoding aspartyl protease AED3-like has protein sequence MACAGSPTRLRLLLLVLSSCAVAAAADAFRCATPPDEGPTIRILHAFGPCSPLRESARFDSWEDTVMDLMTRDESRLAYLASLATAGRSFVPVASGRQLLQIPNYVVRASVGTPAQPMLIALDTSNDAAWVPCTACAGCPSASPSFDPSRSTTYRPLPCGSPQCGQVPNPSCPAGATSCSFNLTYGASSLQAGLAQDSLALASDVVQSYTFGCLQKVTGNSIPPQGLLGLGRGTLSFLSQTKGLYGATFSYCLPSFKSLNFSGTLRLGPVGQPKNMKTTPLLSSPRRSSLYYVNMIGIRVGRRVLDIPPSAFTFDAATGAGTILDSGTMFTRLVAPAYAALRDEFRRRVKAAGPVTSLGGFDTCYNGAVTAPGITLMFTGMNVTLPPDNILIHSTAGSITCLAMAGAPDNVNSVLNVVANMQQQNHRVLFDVPNARIGFAREACTTA, from the coding sequence ATGGCTTGCGCTGGCTCCCCAACGCGGCTACGCCTCCTTCTGCTAGTGCTCTCTTCCTGCGCCGTCGCGGCGGCCGCAGATgctttccgctgcgccactccgcCCGACGAAGGCCCCACCATCCGAATCCTTCACGCCTTCGGCCCGTGTTCGCCGCTCCGCGAGTCCGCCCGCTTCGACTCGTGGGAGGACACCGTGATGGACCTCATGACCCGCGACGAGTCCCGCCTCGCCTACCTGGCCTCGCTCGCCACCGCCGGACGGTCCTTCGTGCCCGTCGCCTCCGGTCGGCAGCTCCTCCAGATCCCCAACTACGTCGTCCGCGCCAGCGTCGGCACCCCGGCCCAGCCCATGCTTATCGCCCTCGACACCAGCAACGACGCCGCGTGGGTCCCCTGCACCGCCTGCGCCGGCTGCCCATCCGCCTCCCCCTCCTTTGATCCCTCTCGCTCCACCACCTACCGCCCCCTCCCCTGTGGCTCCCCCCAGTGCGGTCAAGTCCCCAACCCCTCGTGTCCCGCGGGGGCCACCTCATGCTCCTTCAACCTCACCTACGGAGCCTCGTCCCTCCAGGCTGGGCTCGCGCAGGACTCCCTCGCGCTCGCATCCGACGTCGTGCAGTCGTACACCTTCGGGTGTCTGCAGAAGGTCACGGGTAACTCCATCCCGCCGCAGGGCCTCCTGGGTCTCGGACGCGGCACTCTCTCCTTCTTGTCGCAAACCAAGGGCCTCTACGGCGCCACGTTCTCCTACTGTCTCCCCAGCTTCAAATCGCTCAACTTCTCCGGCACGCTGCGGCTCGGTCCGGTTGGTCAGCCGAAGAACATGAAGACCACGCCGTTGCTTTCCAGCCCGCGCCGTTCGTCTCTCTACTACGTGAACATGATCGGGATACGAGTCGGGCGCCGAGTGCTCGACATACCGCCCTCGGCATTCACCTTCGACGCGGCCACCGGCGCCGGGACCATCCTCGACTCCGGGACCATGTTCACGCGGCTGGTGGCGCCGGCGTACGCGGCGCTGCGGGACGAGTTCCGGCGGCGGGTGAAGGCGGCCGGGCCGGTGACGTCGCTGGGCGGGTTCGACACGTGCTACAACGGGGCCGTGACGGCGCCAGGCATAACGCTAATGTTCACGGGGATGAACGTGACGCTGCCGCCGGACAACATACTGATCCACAGCACCGCCGGGTCGATCACGTGCCTGGCGATGGCCGGGGCGCCGGACAACGTGAACTCGGTGCTCAATGTCGTCGCCAACATGCAGCAGCAGAACCACCGTGTGCTGTTTGATGTGCCCAATGCACGGATTGGGTTCGCCCGTGAGGCCTGTACTACCGCCTGA
- the LOC135645978 gene encoding uncharacterized protein LOC135645978, whose protein sequence is MCHMGLTGACNSSSVIGGKPRHFRTTLRNGKARQRLGKDKIQKVGRDRLSISFASRSPLLPPPPRVAPPPAMSCVARATPSIVILPRPCTFHRKASLRPNLRTQSHQTATTDTSTADGLPRLLLHDSLNQAGIDTKLARAAREGFCQQIQGLSGISGETSIVVRIGADLAKAALQIAAEDDSLISHSSVPLPVDAFVERLDDLSMGFCSLYMPPLNSPPEVFLGNLERYFYVHKGFRRTDAMSDARSLYLHSALTCRSGSAVILSLIYSEMLKMLKVYGFLDFDVEIFFPHDLGSLPRGYHKQKSQLSDQPHIVTSKSLLVKTLRNLKDAFWPFQYDHSTSLFLRAAQAANLSYGPATVKERYSKSHSNVSGLEIASAKAAHHRIERGVWTIVRFGDMRRALAACERLILLDASPEELRDYAVLLYHCGFYEECLLFLKSYETSKDSYTRVSQSNQSNKLEEDLTVNLMTRVKLILGEEGWSNSGVSTSYWGKNSEPW, encoded by the exons atgtgTCATATGGGTTTGACTGGTGCTTGTAATTCCAGTAGCGTTATTGGAGGCAAACCGAGACATTTCAGGACGACCCTCCGGAATGGTAAGGCTCGTCAGAGACTTGGGAAAGATAAGATACAAAAAGTCGGCCGAGATCGGCTTTCCATCTCATTTGCCTCGCGCtctccccttcttcctcctcctcctcgcgtaGCTCCGCCTCCAGCCATGAGCTGCGTCGCACGGGCTACGCCCTCCATCGTCATTCTCCCTCGTCCTTGCACTTTCCATAGGAAAGCGTCTCTTCGTCCCAACCTTCGAACACAGTCTCACCAAACGGCCACCACCGACACCAGCACCGCCGACGGCCTCCCCCGCCTTCTCCTCCACGACTCCCTCAACCAAGCCGGCATCGACACCAAGCTCGCGCGA GCTGCGAGAGAAGGGTTCTGCCAGCAGATACAGGGCCTGTCCGGGATCAGCGGGGAGACGAGCATCGTCGTCAGGATCGGCGCCGATCTTGCTAAAGCCGCACTGCAGATCGCGGCGGAGGATGATTCGCTTATCTCCCATTCGTCCGTGCCGCTGCCGGTGGATGCGTTCGTCGAAAGGTTGGATGATCTATCTATGGGGTTCTGCTCCCTGTACATGCCACCCTTGAATTCCCCTCCCGAGGTGTTCCTTGGGAATCTGGAAAGATATTTCTATGTTCACAAG GGATTTCGTAGAACAGatgcaatgtcagatgcccgatcGTTATATCTTCACTCG GCTTTGACTTGTCGATCAGGATCAGCAGTGATACTATCACTCATATACTCAGAAATGCTAAAAATGCTAAAGGTGTATGGTTTTCTGGATTTCGATGTAGAGATCTTTTTCCCCCATGATCTTGGCAGTCTTCCTCGAGGATATCATAAACAGAAAAGCCAATTGTCAGATCAACCCCATATTGTTACTTCAAAATCACTATTGGTTAAG ACACTAAGGAATCTGAAGGATGCTTTCTGGCCATTCCAGTATGATCATTCTACTAGTTTATTTTTAAGAGCGGCACAAGCTGCAAATCTCAGTTATGGTCCTGCGACAGTAAAAGAAAGATACTCCAAGTCACATAGCAATGTGAG TGGTTTAGAGATAGCTTCTGCTAAGGCTGCTCATCATAGAATAGAGCGTGGAGTTTGGACGATTGTTCGTTTTGGTGATATGCGGCGTGCATTAGCTG CTTGTGAGAGACTTATACTTCTAGATGCTAGTCCCGAGGAGCTAAGAGATTATGCAGTTCTTTTATATCACTGTGGATTCTATGAAGAATGCTTACTCTTCTTGAAATCATATGAAACCTCAAAG GATTCTTACACCCGGGTGTCCCAATCTAATCAGTCAAACAAGTTGGAGGAAGATCTTACTGTAAATCTGATGACACGGGTAAAACTCATTCTGGGGGAGGAAGGTTGGAGCAACTCCGGAGTCAGTACAAGCTACTGGGGTAAGAACAGCGAACCATGGTAG
- the LOC135645979 gene encoding probable ADP-ribosylation factor GTPase-activating protein AGD11, with translation MSTKQGNHGLCKSADSSTPLRRLKILSNQPSNRFCADCGSPDPKWISLNLGVFICIKCSGVHRSLGVHVSKVLSMKLDEWTDEQVDSLTDGGGNSAINIIYEAFLPNYIQKPRPDSSIEERTDFIRRKYELQQFSTFNAQVGSEISAGDNTSFQNNAANIKNFEKQQTGSRYGRGHAFRNSCRRKESEYKEVKKMMGMVEFVGLVKVNIIRGTNLAVRDVITSDPYVILNLGHQSMKTRVIKSNLNPVWNEKLMLSIPDPIPPLKLQVYDKDTFSTDDRMGEAEIDIQPLLAAAQAYENTNIFEPMQLGKWLATNDDTLVKDSVISLVDGKVKQEITLRLQNVERGELEIELECVPLTQ, from the exons ATGTCTACCAAACAAGGAAACCACGGCCTCTGCAAATCTGCAG ATTCTTCAACTCCACTTAGAAGGCTAAAGATTTTATCAAATCAACCAAGTAACAGATTTTGTGCCGACTGTGGCTCACCAGACCCGAAATGGAT CTCACTGAATCTTGGAGTATTTATCTGTATCAAGTGCTCTGGAGTTCATAGAAGTCTTGGAGTTCATGTCTCTAAG gTTTTATCAATGAAGTTAGATGAATGGACAGATGAACAGGTTGATTCCCTAACTGATGGGGGCGGTAATTCCGccataaatattatatatgaagCCTTTTTGCCTAATTATATTCAAAAGCCAAGACCAGATTCCTCCATTGAGGAACGCACAGATTTTATCAG GAGAAAATATGAGCTGCAACAGTTCTCAACCTTTAATGCACAAGTTGGATCTGAAATATCTGCCGGTGATAACACATCTTTTCAGAACAATGCTGCAAACATCAAAAATTTTGAGAAGCAACAGACTGGTAGTCGTTATGGTCGAGGTCATGCATTTCGCAACAGTTGTCGAAGAAAGGAATCTGAATATAAGGAAGTAAAGAAAATG ATGGGCATGGTCGAGTTTGTTGGATTAGTTAAAGTCAACATAATTAGGGGGACCAACTTAGCTGTTCGGGATGTGATTACCAGTGATCCATATGTTATCCTGAACTTGGGACACCAG TCGATGAAAACACGGGTGATCAAGAGCAATCTGAACCCTGTATGGAATGAGAAACTGATGTTATCAATCCCAGATCCCATTCCACCTCTGAAGCTA CAAGTGTATGATAAGGACACATTCTCAACCGACGATCGCATGGGGGAGGCCGAGATAGACATCCAGCCGCTGCTTGCAGCAGCCCAAGCATATGAAAACACCAACATCTTCGAGCCCATGCAGCTCGGGAAATGGCTGGCCACCAACGACGACACACTGGTCAAGGATAGTGTAATTTCCCTTGTTGATGGCAAAGTAAAACAGGAGATTACCCTCAGACTTCAAAATGTCGAACGTGGTGAGCTGGAGATTGAACTTGAATGTGTCCCTCTCACCCAATAG